The following coding sequences are from one Armatimonadota bacterium window:
- a CDS encoding tRNA-dihydrouridine synthase family protein, whose protein sequence is MATTARAKSRNSSPSSSLKNRNLSTLKGGVIRPNQPALVLAPMDGVTDAPMRAYQGASGAFSFAVSEFLRVSIEVLPTKVFRRDVPELLTGGLTPTGMPVQVQILGGDPDRMARSAVIAVKAGAQSIDINFGCPAPTVNRHDGGASILRCPPRIREIVSAVRQAVPKPIPVSAKVRLGWDNIESIFETARMAEEGGAEWLTIHARTRVQGYQPPVYWPKVGEVRRQLSIPVVANGDIWTIDDFRRCQDETGCIHFMIGRGALANPLLPLQAARELGLTSKSVPDRIDWLTSLRGFVRQCDFYADCPPHVTVMRLKQWVKIAKLYGDFPYFDAVKQTQSLDEFFDALDRAMLSPSAP, encoded by the coding sequence ATGGCCACAACGGCGAGGGCGAAGTCTCGCAACTCGTCACCAAGCTCCTCGCTGAAAAATAGAAACCTAAGTACACTGAAGGGCGGAGTGATTCGCCCCAACCAACCCGCTTTGGTTCTCGCGCCGATGGACGGCGTCACCGACGCGCCAATGCGCGCCTACCAAGGCGCGTCGGGAGCCTTCTCCTTCGCCGTCTCCGAATTCCTCCGCGTCAGCATAGAAGTCCTCCCCACCAAGGTCTTCCGCCGCGACGTCCCCGAACTTCTCACTGGCGGCCTCACGCCAACCGGCATGCCGGTCCAGGTCCAAATCCTCGGTGGCGATCCCGACCGCATGGCCCGGTCCGCCGTCATTGCCGTCAAAGCTGGCGCGCAAAGCATCGACATCAACTTCGGATGCCCCGCCCCCACCGTCAATCGCCACGATGGCGGCGCGTCCATCCTCCGTTGTCCGCCCCGCATCCGCGAGATCGTCTCCGCCGTTCGCCAGGCCGTCCCCAAGCCGATCCCCGTTTCGGCCAAGGTCCGCCTCGGCTGGGACAACATCGAGTCCATCTTCGAAACCGCCCGCATGGCCGAGGAAGGCGGCGCCGAGTGGCTCACCATCCACGCCCGCACCCGCGTCCAGGGCTACCAACCGCCCGTCTATTGGCCCAAGGTCGGCGAGGTCCGCCGTCAACTGAGCATCCCCGTCGTCGCCAACGGCGACATTTGGACCATCGACGACTTCCGCCGATGCCAGGACGAAACCGGTTGCATCCACTTCATGATCGGCCGCGGAGCCCTCGCCAACCCGCTCCTCCCGCTCCAAGCCGCTCGCGAACTCGGCCTTACCAGCAAGTCCGTCCCCGACAGAATCGATTGGCTAACCTCCCTCAGAGGCTTCGTCCGGCAGTGCGACTTCTACGCCGACTGCCCGCCCCACGTCACCGTGATGCGCCTCAAGCAATGGGTCAAAATCGCCAAACTCTACGGCGATTTCCCCTACTTCGACGCCGTCAAGCAAACTCAGTCCCTCGACGAGTTCTTCGACGCCCTCGACCGGGCGATGCTCAGCCCTTCAGCGCCTTAA
- a CDS encoding redoxin domain-containing protein — protein sequence MGKPPHRRLQTSCRSAHHPHDLEPLPTVIHSPTIRPPRPRQISSITLELNGREPHSETMIPSLALVLLGQQTMKPAPEFIGGQWLNTAAPITIASRSGKITLVHFWTFACINCKHNLPAVQRLSDTFQKRGVQVVSIHTPELPSERDFNNVQKAVKQYGIKYPVLFDPENKNWRAWNNEYWPTLYVVDKHGRVRGSWVGEMNFNGHNGEGEVSQLVTKLLAEK from the coding sequence ATGGGTAAACCGCCTCATCGGCGACTCCAAACTTCCTGCCGATCAGCGCATCACCCACACGACCTGGAACCCCTACCAACCGTCATCCACTCTCCAACCATCCGGCCTCCTCGGCCCCGTCAAATTTCTTCGATAACACTGGAACTAAACGGACGAGAACCGCATTCTGAAACCATGATCCCCAGTCTTGCCCTCGTCCTTCTCGGACAGCAAACCATGAAGCCCGCGCCCGAATTCATCGGCGGTCAATGGCTCAACACCGCCGCCCCGATCACCATCGCCTCGCGGAGCGGCAAAATCACGCTCGTCCATTTCTGGACCTTCGCCTGCATCAACTGCAAGCACAACCTTCCCGCCGTCCAGCGCCTCTCCGATACCTTCCAAAAGCGCGGCGTCCAAGTCGTCAGCATCCACACCCCCGAACTGCCATCCGAGCGCGACTTCAACAACGTCCAAAAGGCCGTCAAGCAGTACGGCATCAAGTACCCCGTCCTCTTCGATCCCGAAAACAAGAACTGGCGTGCTTGGAACAACGAGTATTGGCCCACCCTCTACGTGGTCGACAAGCATGGCCGTGTCCGCGGCTCGTGGGTCGGAGAAATGAATTTCAATGGCCACAACGGCGAGGGCGAAGTCTCGCAACTCGTCACCAAGCTCCTCGCTGAAAAATAG